The following are encoded in a window of Fusarium verticillioides 7600 chromosome 6, whole genome shotgun sequence genomic DNA:
- a CDS encoding murein transglycosylase: MVLVSRLFQGLGLAGFAVTICQGAALDSRSLAERASSSDRLVFAHFMIGIVGNRQNSADYDDDMKRAKSAGIDAFALNIGTDDYTDAQLDYAYESADRNGMKVFISFDFHFWSVGDAAAVGQKVKKYADRPGQLRIDNRVFVSSFAGDNLDANGVRSASGSNIFFVPNFTPWGGSTNGIDGALNWMGWPNDGNNKAPKDGKSVSVADGDKSYTNWLGNKKYMAPISPWFFTHYGPEVDWSKNWVFPSGSLIFDRWNEVLQNGFPMVEILTWNDYGESHYIGPLKNKHTDDGASKWSNDMPHNGWLDLSKPFIAAYKNKDTNVVKYVEKDQIIYWYRRNLKALNCDATDTTSGRAPPKPNENYFQGRPDGWQTMEDTVYVVSLLQSAGTVIIKSGSNTVTKEVPAGATLIKVDAGLGKQTFTLKRGSNNVLSDTSLMDITSVCPCGLYNFNAYVGTVAASFSDPLDSSGLASLTVGLRVTTCQPKPSLGTNPASPTQGNEPPTTTDPGNGEACIEGAVADGQSSNYLGLCKFTCAYNYCPPAQCKCTRYGTAVSPPASNGREGCPATGLDDSYKGLCSYTCNHGYCPDTACRYC, encoded by the exons ATGGTTCTTGTTTCTCGTCTATTCCAGGGCCTTGGCCTCGCAGGCTTCGCGGTTACAATTTGTCAAGGTGCTGCTCTTGACAGTCGATCGCTCGCTGAAAGAGCGTCCTCGAGCGATCGTCTGGTATTCGCTCATTTCATG ATTGGCATTGTTGGCAACAGACAAAACTCTGCCGATTATGACGATGATATGAAGCGTGCAAAGTCTGCTGGCATTGACGCCTTTGCCCTCAACATCGGCACCGACGATTACACGGATGCACAGCTCGATTACGCGTATGAATCTGCCGACCGTAATGGTATGAAGGTTTTCATCTCATTCGACTTTCACTTCTGGTCAGTTGGCGATGCAGCCGCTGTTGGtcagaaggtcaagaagtaTGCCGACCGACCAGGTCAGCTACGCATTGACAACAGAGTTTTTGTTTCCAGTTTTGCAGGAGATAACCTCGATGCCAACGGTGTTAGAAGTGCTTCTGGCTCTAATATCTTCTTCGTCCCCAACTTTACTCCTTGGGGAGGCTCTACGAATGGTATTGATGGTGCTCTGAACTGGATGGGCTGGCCAAACGATGGTAATAACAAGGCGCCTAAGGATGGTAAGAGTGTCAGTGTCGCCGATGGCGACAAGAGTTACACGAACTGGCTTGGAAACAAAAAGTACATGGCTC CTATCTCGCCTTGGTTCTTTACTCACTATGGTCCTGAGGTCGACTGGTCCAAG AACTGGGTCTTCCCGAGCGGCTCACTCATCTTTGACCGCTGGAACGAGGTTCTTCAGAATGGATTCCCTATGGTTGAAATTCTCACCTGGAACGACTATGGCGAGTCTCACTATATCGGACCCCTCAAAAACAAACACACCGACGATGGAGCATCCAAATGGTCCAACGATATGCCTCACAACGGTTGGCTTGATCTCTCTAAACCCTTTATCGCCGCATATAAGAACAAAGACACCAACGTGGTCAAGTATGTCGAAAAGGATCAGATTATCTACTGGTATCGCCGTAATCTGAAGGCCCTCAACTGCGATGCTACCGATACAACCTCTGGCAGAGCGCCACCTAAGCCGAATGAGAATTATTTTCAGGGCCGCCCGGATGGATGGCAAACAATGGAAGACACTGTCTATGTCGTGAGTCTGCTCCAGTCTGCTGGAACggtcatcatcaaatcagGCAGCAACACTGTTACAAAAGAGGTTCCTGCTGGAGCTACTCTTATCAAGGTCGATGCCGGCCTTGGCAAGCAGACATTCACTCTCAAACGTGGCAGCAATAACGTCTTATCCGATACCTCACTCATGGACATCACGTCTGTCTGCCCCTGCGGCTTGTACAACTTTAATGCCTATGTTGGCACCGTTGCCGCCAGCTTCTCTGACCCTCTTGATAGCAGTGGTCTCGCGTCGTTGACTGTCGGTCTACGTGTCACAACGTGCCAGCCTAAGCCTTCTCTCGGAACCAACCCAGCTTCCCCGACACAAGGAAATGAACCCCCCACGACGACTGACCCAGGGAACGGAGAGGCTTGCATTGAGGGCGCTGTAGCAGACGGTCAAAGTAGTAACTATCTTGGTCTTTGCAAGTTCACTTGTGCCTATAACTACTGCCCACCAGCTCAATGCAAGTGTACCAGGTATGGAACAGCTGTATCCCCTCCAGCTTCTAATGGTCGTGAAGGCTGCCCTGCCactggtcttgatgatagcTACAAGGGACTGTGCAGTTATACTTGTAATCATGGATACTGTCCTGATACGGCTTGCAGATATTGCTAA